Proteins from a genomic interval of Corythoichthys intestinalis isolate RoL2023-P3 chromosome 3, ASM3026506v1, whole genome shotgun sequence:
- the LOC130913093 gene encoding leucine-rich repeat transmembrane neuronal protein 4 isoform X2 — translation MRRSRHRTSMGLPVLCRWLVFIAAVPAWLLAAPNPTRERPCPGSCRCDGKIIYCESNAFRDVPSNVSVGTQGLSLRYNSLMSLRPHQFAGLGQLVWLYLDHNYIGSVDGQAFHGIRRLKELILSSNKITLLKNNTFHDVPNLRNLDLSYNKLQTLQPNQFVGLRKLLSLHLRSNSLKTVPMRVFLDCRNLEFLDIGYNRLRSLTRNAFAGLFKLVELHLEHNQFSKINFAHFPRLTNLRALYLQWNRIKLLTQGLTWMWTSLQKLDLSGNELQTLDPSTFRCLPNLQTLNLDSNKLNNVSQQTVETWISLTTVSLAGNLWHCNPNICPLVDWLKAFKGNKESTMICTGPKEAQGEKVTDVVETYNICTVTPSPVTSTRAPLTSAFQTELLPLPTRPEVDKKQAENRTTPTPSQASPTIPLPDSEYVSFHKIIAGSLALLLSVAIILLVIYVSWKHYPSSIKRLQQGSAVKKRQKKARENERSFNSPLQEYYVDYKPSNSETMDVLVNGTGPYTYTISGSRECEV, via the exons ATGAGGAGGAGCCGACACCGCACAAGTATGG gACTTCCTGTGCTTTGCAGATGGCTTGTATTCATTGCGGCGGTGCCCGCCTGGCTGCTGGCTGCTCCGAACCCCACGCGTGAGCGTCCGTGCCCGGGAAGCTGCAGATGTGACGGCAAAATAATCTACTGCGAATCCAATGCATTCCGTGACGTGCCAAGCAATGTGTCGGTGGGAACGCAAGGCCTGTCATTGCGTTACAACAGCCTGATGAGCCTGAGACCCCACCAGTTTGCAGGCCTCGGTCAATTGGTGTGGCTGTACCTCGATCACAACTACATCGGTTCTGTGGATGGCCAAGCATTCCATGGTATACGCAGACTCAAAGAACTGATTCTCAGTTCCAATAAGATCACTTTGCTTAAGAACAACACATTCCACGATGTTCCCAACTTGCGAAATCTTGACCTTTCCTACAATAAATTGCAGACACTCCAACCAAATCAATTTGTGGGCCTGCGGAAGTTACTCAGTTTGCACTTGAGATCCAATTCCTTGAAAACCGTCCCGATGCGTGTTTTCCTCGATTGTCGCAACCTAGAATTCCTGGATATCGGCTACAATAGGCTACGTAGCCTCACGCGTAACGCCTTTGCCGGACTCTTTAAGCTGGTTGAGCTGCATTTGGAACACAACCAGTTTTCCAAGATCAACTTTGCTCATTTCCCCCGCCTGACTAAtctgagggcactgtatttgcaATGGAACCGCATCAAATTGCTGACTCAGGGCCTGACTTGGATGTGGACCTCGCTGCAAAAGCTGGACCTGTCCGGAAATGAGCTCCAGACGTTGGATCCCAGCACGTTTCGATGCCTGCCAAACCTGCAGACCCTCAACTTGGACTCCAACAAACTGAACAATGTGTCGCAACAGACGGTGGAGACTTGGATCTCCCTCACCACCGTCAGTCTCGCTGGTAATCTGTGGCACTGTAACCCCAACATATGCCCTCTAGTGGACTGGCTCAAGGCCTTCAAGGGAAACAAGGagtccactatgatttgcacaGGCCCTAAAGAGGCGCAAGGAGAGAAAGTCACCGATGTGGTGGAGACTTATAACATTTGCACAGTAACGCCGAGCCCTGTGACCTCGACGAGGGCGCCTCTCACGTCTGCATTTCAAACAGAGCTGCTCCCTCTTCCCACACGGCCTGAAGTGGACAAAAAGCAGGCGGAGAATAGGACAACTCCTACTCCATCCCAAGCATCTCCGACCATCCCTTTACCCGACTCTGAGTACGTGTCCTTCCATAAAATCATCGCCGGTAGTCTGGCCCTCCTCCTGTCCGTGGCTATAATCCTGCTTGTTATATATGTTTCGTGGAAGCACTATCCCAGCAGCATTAAGCGGCTTCAGCAAGGCTCTGCGGTTAAAAAGCGGCAGAAAAAGGCTCGGGAGAACGAGCGCTCCTTTAATTCGCCGCTGCAAGAATATTACGTGGACTACAAGCCGTCAAACTCGGAGACAATGGATGTGCTGGTTAATGGGACAGGACCTTACACTTACACGATCTCAGGCTCCAGGGAATGCGAGGTATGA